The genome window CGCGGCCGCTTTTTTGTCTCCGATCAGGCTTCTGATGAGGTCCAGATCCTTCTGGTCGATGGTCTGGTCCTCGTTGGCGTTGCCGAAAATGGACAGGGTTATCGGTTTCGCTTCTTTGGAGGTGTAGACGCTGACTTCGCAGGTCGCTTTGTGGCCGCCGCTGCTGGAAGTGGCCGTGATGACTGCGTTCCCGTCGGCGACGGCGGTGACGGTGCCATCGCTCACTGTCGCGACTTTCGGATCGCTGCTGGTCCAGGCAACTTTTCTGTCGGTGGCGTTGCTGGGGGTGAAGATGACGCTCAGCTTCTCGGAGCTTCCGGAAGCTATTTCGAGGGTCGTATGGTCGAGGGCGATTCCGGTCACTTCGATGGCATGGTCGGATACGGTGACCGCGCATGAGGCTGTTTTTCCGCTGTCGGCTGTTGTGGCCGTGATGACGGCCGTCCCGGCCGAGATGCCTTTCACGGTCCCGCCGTCCACTGTCGCCACGGATGCGTCGCTGGTCTTCCAGCTTACGGATTTGTTCGAAGCATTCGAGGGAAGGATTTTCGGTTCCAGGACATAGGTGCTTCCGACCGTGAGCCCAGCCTCCGATTCCATCTGGATCCCGGTGACTTTGACGTCTTCGGATCCGTTCCCATTGAGCATGAAGAACGCCGCGCCGGCTATGGCCGCTATCGCCACAGCCGCGGCTATTAACGCTATTACGCTTGTTTTCATGGGATATCGTTCCTTTATATGTGTTGGAGTATAAAGTCTGCTGTCCTGCGCCCATATTAAATAGGGGCGTTTGCATTGGATGCGTAGTCCAATGACCGACGGCCAATACGATTCCCAGAAAGAGGAGTACAAAAGCACTGTCTCCCGCAAGATATCCATCATAATCGGATGTCTCGTTCTGATGGTTGTAGTGACGCTTATATCGGCTTCCGTGGGGACGGACACCGAATTCACGAAGACCGTCCAGGTCATATGGGACCACCTCATGGGCAATACGTATCCCGTGAGGTCGCAGGAATGGTGGGATGATTACTATATCTTCAATAATATCCTGCCCGGAGTGATCATGGCTGCCATCGCCGGAGCGGGCCTCGCCCTCGCCGGAACCGTCATGCAGAGCATAATGGAGAACCCCCTTGCGGACGCTTACACCACAGGGATATCCTCCGGAGCCTGCCTCGGAGCGGTGACCGCCATCATCATGGGGTTCACATATTCCACTGCGGCATCCGGGGCGGGGATTGTGGTCAACGCCTTCGTCGGATCTCTGGTCCCGGCCATAGTCATAATCTTCATGATACGCTGGATCGGCAACTCCCCTGCAACGATCATTCTGGTCGGTACGGCCCTGACGTTCTTCTTCAATTCCATGGTCACGCTGGTGATGATAACCGCCAGCGCAGAGAGCCTGCAGGACGCTTACATCTGGCAGGTCGGAAGCGTTACGGGCGCGTCCTGGAGCCAGATCCCTCTGATGCTGGTGCTGACCGTGCTTTCGGCGGTGCTCGTCCAGCTTTCGTCCAGAAAACTCAACATAATCTCTCTGGGGGAGAACAGCGCGAAGAGCCTCGGCCTCGACGTGGCCAGATTCCGCATGCTGTGCGTCGTGCTCACTTCCGTGCTGATCGCGTC of Candidatus Methanomethylophilaceae archaeon contains these proteins:
- a CDS encoding iron ABC transporter permease gives rise to the protein MTDGQYDSQKEEYKSTVSRKISIIIGCLVLMVVVTLISASVGTDTEFTKTVQVIWDHLMGNTYPVRSQEWWDDYYIFNNILPGVIMAAIAGAGLALAGTVMQSIMENPLADAYTTGISSGACLGAVTAIIMGFTYSTAASGAGIVVNAFVGSLVPAIVIIFMIRWIGNSPATIILVGTALTFFFNSMVTLVMITASAESLQDAYIWQVGSVTGASWSQIPLMLVLTVLSAVLVQLSSRKLNIISLGENSAKSLGLDVARFRMLCVVLTSVLIASIISFTGVIGFIGLVAPHIVRYLIGGDNRFVVPGSILMGATVLVLADMVSRLLQDFGNVPLGVVMSFVGAPIFLYLIVRRKAQKDVFRWLAKRITTGSCAANGLSSR